From the genome of Amycolatopsis granulosa:
CGGCGCCAGCTTGCGGGCCAGCGCCTCGCACTCCACGGCGCTCAGGCTGTCCGGCTTGCCGAACCACTCGATGCCACCGCCGCTGCGCGCGCCGACCCGCTCCTTCTCCACCACCAGGCGCAGGCCGCGGCGCGCGGGAAGGTTGCCCAGCGAGTCCGACAGGTCGATCAGCGTGACCCCGACGAGGCCCTCCTCGAGGATGATCTGCTCCTCGCGGGTGATCTCGGCGTCGTCGAGCACGATCACGATGTGCGGCTGGTCCGGCGACGGCGTGGCGTTGCGGGAGAACCGCGGCCGGTCGCGCAGCTCGGCGTCCAGCCACTGCTCGATCTGCGCCAGCGAGCCTGCCATCATCCGCAGCTGGCCGATGCCGTCGGACAGCTCCGGGTGCTGGACGTGCGGCAACCACTTCGCCCATTCCCACTCGGCCTTCGCGCGACCGGTGGTGGCGAACGCGAGCAGCACGTCGTCACAGCTGTGGAAGGTGACCAGCTGGGCCAGCATCGCCCTGGTCAGCCCGCGGGTCAGCTCCTTGTCGCCGCTCACGCTGACCGCCGCGAAGCCGCGCAGCGTGATCTGGGTGGGCAGGTCCGGGACGATGGAGTGGGCGCGCACGAACCTGCGCAGCGCGAGGGTGGCGATCGGCTCCAGCTCGTCGACCGGGCCGGTCTGCGGCGGGACCAGGCGCGTGGCCAGCCGGTGCGAGCTGCGGCCCACCCGCAGGTGCAGGAAGTCCTGGTCGTTCTGACGGCGCTCCCACATGCGGCGGCTCGCGGCCAGCGACCACAGCGACTGCGGGTCCGGGTGCACCCACTCCAGCGAGGCGCGCTGATCGGCCATCGCCTCGCGGGCGCGCTCCCGCATCTGGCCGAGGTACCGCAGGTAGTCCTTGCGGTCCTCGTTCATCTCGGCCTTCTTGGCGCCGCCGCTCTTGCCGCCGCCGGCGAACATGCCACCCATCGACATGAGCATCATCAGCGGGAACATCAGCGTCAGCGGGCTGCGCGCGGCGGCCCCGCCGGTGGTGAACATGACCACGACCATGCCCAGCGTGGCCACGATCATGACCACGGGCATCATCTTCTGGACGATGTTGCCGGGGATCGTGCGGGGCACCTCCGGTGGCGGTTCGAGGTGGACCTCACCGCCCGGTGGACGCGGTGCAGCAAGCCGTGGTGACCTCTTGAACTGCAGCGTGCTCACCGAAGGGTCCCCTCTTCACACTCGATGTCGCCTGCTCCTCCAGCGCCCACACGGTAGCGAACACCAGCCCTGTCCAGGGTCGAGACCGCCCAGCCCGGCACCGATCGCCCGAATCCACCCCCGTGGCAGAGCCAGGTGCAGTAATACTAGGACCGCCCACCGACAGTCCGGAACGATCCGCGGGCACGCGTCGGGCAGGATTCACAGGCAGCGGCTGCCGCGGACGAGGGCGTTCGGTATAAGTAGCCCGCAGCATTCTCTCGGGTAGGGGGCAGGCAGGTGGCAACGGGCACGACGGTGTTCAGCAGGGTGACGGTGGTCGCGCCCCGCACCAGGATCGACGTGGCGCTGCCCGCCGACGTCGCGGTCGCCGACCTCATGCCGATGCTGCTCGAGATGGCCAGGGAAACCTCCCCGGACGGTGGCGCCCGCCACGGCGGCTGGGCGCTGGCCAAGCTGGGCGACGCCCCGCTCGACCCGAGCCGCACGCTCGCCTCGCTCGGCATCGTCGACGGTGACCTGCTCCAGCTCCGCAAGCGCAACGACAACCCGCCCCCGCCGCTGTACGACGACGTGGTCGACGCGATCGCCGACGCGCAGCCGGACACGTTCCGGCCGTGGACCAAGGAAACGGCACGGCGCATCGGGCACATCGCGGGCGGGCTGGCCCTGTTCACCGCGGCCGTGGCGCTGTTCACGGGCGGCCCGCTGTTCGGCGGGAACGCCCTGGCCGCCGCGCTCACCGCCGGTGTCGCCGCGATCGCGTGCCTCGCCGTCGGCGCGACCCTGGCCAAGGCATACCAGGCCGAGGCGACCGGTGTGGTGATCGCCGCCGCGGGCGGGCTGCCGTTCGCGTTCGTCGCCGGCTTCTCCGCCGTGCCCGGCCTGACCGTGCGCGCCAACCTGCTCCTGGCCAGCGGTCTGGTGGTGATCCTGGCCGCCGTCGCGATCATGATCATGGGTGCGGGTATCACGACGTTCATCGCCGCCGCCACGGCCGGGGTGATCGGGGTGGTCGCGTTCACCGTCGCGACCCTGATCGCCCACCCGGCCCCGGGCATCGCCGCGGGCACCGCGGCCGGTGCGCTGGCGCTGATCTCCCTGCTGCCGCGCGCGACGATCTGGCTGGCCAAACTGCCGCTGCCGCACGTGCCCAGCACCGCCGAGGAACTCAAGGAAGACACCGCGTTCCCCGACTACGCCGAGATCGAGCGCCGCACGGCGGTGGCGCACAAGTACATGACCGGGCTGCTGATCGGTTGCGGCGGCGCGACCGCGATCGCGGCGATCATCACCGCCACCGCGCCCGGCGTGTGGGGCATCCTGACCGCCGCCGTCGCGACGATGGTCCTGCTGCTGCGGGCCCGCTCCTACGCCAACGGCAGCCAGGCCGTCGCGTTGCTGACCACCGGCATCGTCTCCGGCGCGGGCATCCTGATCGGCTGGCTGGGCACGCAGAGCCCGGCGGGCCGGCTGCTGTGGGTGTTCGGGGTGCTGGTCATCATCGGCGCGGGTGCGCTGGTGGCCGGCGTGGTGTTCCCGAACCAGCGGTTCTCGCCGCCGTTGCGCCGCACCGTCGAGATCTTCGAGGCCGTCTGCATCGCGACCGTGCTGCCCCTCGCGCTGGCCGTCATGGACCTCTACGCCACGCTGCGGCACATCTCGTTCTGAGCATGACCCGAGGGGGAACTCGCGTGCGGAGATTCGGGGCGCCCGGACGGACGGTCACCGTCCTGCTGGCGGCGTCGATCGGCGTCCTGGGGACCGGTTCGGCCGAGGCGCAGACGGACGGCACCGGTTCCGGTGGTTCGTGGGCCGTGCCGCCCCCGTTCGTCGCCGGCTACCTGCCGACCGACAACGGCGGCCGCAACGGCTTCGACTACCAGCCCAAGAACGCGTGCGTGACCCGCGATCTCGGGCAGAAGAACGTCGTCCTGCGGGAGAAGCCGTGGGGTCAGCAGTACCTGCAGATCGAAGAGGCCCAGCAGCTCGCGCGGGCGAGGACCGGTTCCGCCGGCGGCGGGATCCGGGTGGCCGTGATCGACACCGGCGTGACGCGGCACCCGTACCTCCCCCGGCTGGAGGGCGGCGGGGATTACGTCGTGGCAGGCGACAACGGCCTGAACGACTGCGACGGCCACGGCACCGAGGTGGCCGGGATCATCGCCGCGCAGACCCCGCAGGACCAGATCGGGTTCACCGGCGTCGCCCCGGACGCCACGATCGTGTCGATCCGGCAGTCCAGCCAGAACTACGCCAAACCGAACACCGCGGGCGGCACCAGCGGGCAGCAGACCGGTGGCCGCCAGCAGAACGACGCCAACGGCGCGGGCACCACGACGTCGCTCGCGCAGGCGATCGTGCGAGCGGTCAACCTGCACGTCAACGTCATCAACATGTCGGTGGACAACTGCCGTCCGGCGGACGGCACGATCACCGACGGCGAACGAGCCGTGCAGGCGGCGGTCCGCTACGCCGTGGACCAGAACGTGGTGGTGGTCGCTGCCGCGGGCAACACCTCCGAGACGTGCCCGCAGAACGACCAGGCCGACCCGAACGAGCCGCGGTCGATCGTGACCCCGCCGTGGTTCTCCGACGACGTCCTGTCCGTGGCGGCGATCGACGAAACCGGTGGGGTCGCACCGTTTTCGGTGCACGGTCCGTGGGTGAGCGTCGCCGCGCCGGGCACCAACATCATCTCGCTGGACCCGTCGAAGGGTTCGAACCAGCTGGCGAACCAGACGATCGAGAACGACAAGGCCATGCCGATCCAGGGCACCAGCTTCGCGGCGCCGTACGTGGCCGGGGTCGCTGCGCTGGTGGCCGCGCAGTACCCCGGGCTCTCGGCGCGGCAGATCATGAACCGCATCCGGGTGACGGCGCAGCACCCGGGTGCGCAGGACGGACGGGACAACTTCACCGGCTACGGCGTGGTGAACCCGGTGGCGGCGCTCACCGCGATCGTGCCGTCCGAGGAGAACGTGGCCGCGCACGCGCCGCGGCAGCTGCCGTCCGGGCTGCCCGACGCGTCACCGAAGAACTGGACGCCGATGGTCGTCGCACTGGCCGGCACCGGCGGCGGCCTCGTGGTGCTGCTGGTGGTGATGTTCGTGATGCGGACGATCCGCCGCACCCGCGAAGGCGCACCACGAACACAGTGAGCCGGGTGTCCTCCCGGAGCCTGCGCGGCGGGCGCCTCGCGGTTGTCGCTTGTGGACTAGTTGCCCGCCGCTCGCTGTTGCCGGCTGGGGAAGCTGCCCGCGTCCGGTGAGACCGGGACCGAGTCGTAGCTTCGCTGCGCGTCCTGCACGTTGAGGGATGCGCCGGTCGGCAGCAGGCGCACGATGGCGTCCGGGGCGGGCCGCGGGTCGGTCAGGCCCAGGGCGTTCGCGGTGTTCGCGTCGGGCACTCCGTAGCGCAGGCCGCGGTCGGTCACCAGGGAGATCGGTCCCGTGGCGAAGGACTGCTTCGACGTCGCCGAGCGGACGACGGCTCCGCGGCCCGGCGGCAGGTAGAAGTTGTCGATCTTCAGGCCGTCCGGGCTCGGCTGTCCGATCTGGATGAGTTTCGCGTCGGCCGGGACCGGGAGCTGCGTGCCCATGTACACGGCGGTGTGCTGGTCCTCGGTCGTCGGATCGCCCGGGTTCACCACGTTCCAGCCCAGGCACGTCACCGGCGTCTGCGTCGGGTCCAGGACCGTCGGGATCGTGTTCGGCATGGTGTCGACCTTGAGCGCGTCGGCGTCGCCGGACTGGATCTGGCGGATCGCGGTGATCGTGTTCGGCGGCAGCTCCTGGGGGCGGGGCGCCGCGGCCGAGCTGCCCGAGAAGCGGATCAGGTCCGCGACCGCGGGCGAGACGCGCTGGATCCCGTTCTGCAGCACCACGTAGCTGCTGCGGGTGCCGTCGGAGAACGAGACGACGAACACGTCGCCCACCGCGAGCCCGGCCGTGCCGAGCGGCTGGAACTGCGACGCGCTGCCCTTGCCCGGGATCGCGGGCGGCGTGAACGGCGTCACCTGCGGGATGGCGTTCAGCAGACCGATCGAGATGCGCCGCGCGTTCTGCGGGTTCAGACCGAGTGCCGTGTAGACGCCCGCGCGCGACGGGTCGAGCTCGGCCCGGACGGTGTTCGCGTTCGGCTGGTTCGGGTTCCGCTCCAGCCGGTAGATCAGGTACGGCTTGCCGTTGTCGCCGACGGCGAGGACGGCCTCGTTGCCGCCCAGCTCACGTCCGGGGTTGGGCACTCCGGCGAGCACCGTCGTGGCGTTCGTGGCCTGCTGCAACGCGAGCTGGCTGGGCAGGTCGGAGCGGATGGTCAGCCGGTCGCACACCGCCCAGTCGTCGGAAACCCGCTGCGACGTGGTCGGCAGCAGCTGCGGACCGTCCACAATGCCCGTCAGCCGCCCGCGCGGGATGTCCTTGAGCTGGTCGTCCGGAACCACCGACGGCTGCACCGCCGCGGTCGCCGCACCGCCGTTCTGCCCCTGCTGCGCCATGAGCAGCAGGCGCGCCGACGCCAGGTTGAACGTCGGGACGAGCTGCTTCGGGTTTCCGGTCACGACGTAGATCGCGCCGGACTCCTCACCGATCACGATGTTGCCCGAACCCGGCACCGCCGGTTTCGGGCTGATCAATCCGAAGATCGCGAAGCCGACGATCCCGAGCAGCGCCACGAGGAAGCCGACGATCGTCGCCCGGCCGTGTGTCCGCATCGGATCGTGGAGCATGACCGAGTCACGCCGGACCAGCGCGGACTGCATCCGGCGCAGCACGAACTGGTAGGCGTGAACCTGGGATTTCGTTGTCGGTGTTGACGGCATTCTCGACCTGCTGCTCCCCGAGTCGCGGTACGGTTCCGCAGGATAGCGGTACGGGAACAGGGGCGGTGTGGGTTTCTCCCATCTCCGGCTAGGGTCAGGTTCCCGGCCGACCGGCTTGCCGGGATCGCTGTAGGCACGAGGGGAAGAACGCGCGGATGTCCGTCACCACTCCGCCACGTCCGGGTGGGCCTCCGGGTCCGCCGCCGCCGGGAGGTCGTCCGCCGGGCCCGCCGCCGCACCAGGGGCGACCGGGCGGCCCCGCCGGACCGCGCATCCCGCAAGGACCTGGAGGCCCGGGAGGACCTGGTGGACCAGGCGGCCCCGGCGGTCGTGGCCCCGGCGGACCCGGTGGACCTGGTGGACCCGGTGGACCCGGTGGACCTGGTGGACCGGGCGGGCCACCACCCGCGCAGCCGCCGCCCGAGCCGCCGGCGCCGGTCGCTCCCCCGGCTCGCCGCCGCGCCCGGAACACCCGGCTCGGGCCGGTTCCGGTGGCGAACCTCGTGGTGCTCGAAATCGGCCTGGCGGTCGGGCTGATCCTCGTCGCCATCAACCAGTCGCTGCTCTACGCCGGCGTCGGGGTGCTCGCCGCCGCCCTGATCGTCGCGGTGCTGCGCTGGCGCGGTCAGTGGTTCACCCAATGGGTTGGACTGACGCTGCGTTATTCGTTCCGCGGCCACGACCGGGTGGCCACACCGCCCTCGCCCGACACCCGCGAGACCGCCCCGGGCGAGGTGTCCGTCACCGGACCCGACGACGTGCGCGTCAGCCTGCTGCGGCTCGTCGTGCCCGACCTCGTGGTCGCCCACGGCAAGGACCACGAGCTGCAGGAGGTCGGGCTCGCCTGGCACGAGGGCACCTGGACCGCCGTGCTGCTGGTGGAGCCCGCGCCCGCGCTGATCACCCAGGCCGGCGGCGCGCCGAGCCTGCCGCTGTCGGCGCTGGCACCGTGCCTGGAGGACCGGGGCGTGGTGCTGGACTCCATCCAGATGATCTGGCACTGCTACCCGGGCAGCGCCGCGCTGCCCGCCGACTCCCCCGCGCTCACGTCCTACCTGGAGGTCCTCGGGCCGCTCCCGGCGGCGGCGCGCCGCACGACGTGGGTCGCCATCCGGCTGGACCCGCGGCGCTGCCCGACGGCGATCCGGGAGCGCGGCGGCGGTGTGGTCGGTGCCCACCGTGCCCTGATCGGCGCGTTGTCCCGCGTGCGCAACGCCCTGGAGTCGCAGGGGGTGCCGACGCGCCCGCTGAACCCGGACGAGCTGCTGCGGGCGGGGATCTCGGCCGCCGAGTTGACGGCGGCGGTCGCCGGCGGGTCGGCGGTGAACCTGAAGGAGAACTGGACCAGCGCGACCGCGGCCGGCATCGGGCACGCCAGCTACGCGATCACCGGCTGGCCGAAGGGCCGGGTCACGGCCACGCTGAACGCGTTGACCAGCGTGCGGACCCTGTCCTCGACGGTGGCGCTGTCCATGTCACCGTCGGACGACGAGGGCAAGATCGGGCTGCGCGGCGTGGTACGGCTGAGCGCGCGCAGTCCGCGCGAACTGGACGCCGCCGACGAGCGGCTGACCGCCCTCGCCGAGCGCATCGGGGTGTCGCTCACCCCACTGCGGGGAGTGCAGGTCGGCGGTCTCGCCGCCACCATGCCGATGGGAGGCACCGCATGAGCCTGCGGCTTCGTGATCCGGGCCGGAACACCGGCGTGGCGCCGGAGTTCGTCGTCGACCCGGCGCTGCTCGACGCGATCAGCCCGTCCGGCGACCGCGGCGGGATCGTGGTCGGCTCCGGGCTCAAGGGCGAGCCGCTGACGATCTCCGCCCTGCGTGCCGCGCCCACCCGGATCGTGCTGGTGGGCGGTCTCTACCTGGCGCGCCAGGTCGCGTTGCGGGCGGTGGCCGTCGGAGCGTGGGTGACCATCGCGACCGGACGGCCCGCGGCGTGGCAGGTGCTGCCGAAGGCGGCCGGGAACCAGCCGAACGGACGGCCGTCGCCACTGGTGACGATCCGCCGGCTGTCCCCGGTCGAGCTGCCGCGCCCGTCCGAGGACGCGCCCCTGCTGGTGGTCACCGATGGCGGGCCGACGCCGCAGGACCTGTTCCCGCCGCGCTCCCCCTGGCACACGACGATGTACGTGCTGCCGTACCTGCACCCCCAGGCAACGACGATCGCCAACGCCGCGGACGTGGTGCTGATGCAACGGCTGCCGGTCGGGCAGGCCGAGCTGGCGGCCCGCATCTGGCGACTACCGCCGCAGATGATGCGCCAGCTGACCACGCTGAAGGACGACCAGGTGGTGGCACTGGGCCAGAACCTGTGGCGCCCCCTGCGGCTGGTCACCACACCGAAGGAGCAGGCTCTCCTGGGC
Proteins encoded in this window:
- the eccD gene encoding type VII secretion integral membrane protein EccD, producing MATGTTVFSRVTVVAPRTRIDVALPADVAVADLMPMLLEMARETSPDGGARHGGWALAKLGDAPLDPSRTLASLGIVDGDLLQLRKRNDNPPPPLYDDVVDAIADAQPDTFRPWTKETARRIGHIAGGLALFTAAVALFTGGPLFGGNALAAALTAGVAAIACLAVGATLAKAYQAEATGVVIAAAGGLPFAFVAGFSAVPGLTVRANLLLASGLVVILAAVAIMIMGAGITTFIAAATAGVIGVVAFTVATLIAHPAPGIAAGTAAGALALISLLPRATIWLAKLPLPHVPSTAEELKEDTAFPDYAEIERRTAVAHKYMTGLLIGCGGATAIAAIITATAPGVWGILTAAVATMVLLLRARSYANGSQAVALLTTGIVSGAGILIGWLGTQSPAGRLLWVFGVLVIIGAGALVAGVVFPNQRFSPPLRRTVEIFEAVCIATVLPLALAVMDLYATLRHISF
- the mycP gene encoding type VII secretion-associated serine protease mycosin, with product MRRFGAPGRTVTVLLAASIGVLGTGSAEAQTDGTGSGGSWAVPPPFVAGYLPTDNGGRNGFDYQPKNACVTRDLGQKNVVLREKPWGQQYLQIEEAQQLARARTGSAGGGIRVAVIDTGVTRHPYLPRLEGGGDYVVAGDNGLNDCDGHGTEVAGIIAAQTPQDQIGFTGVAPDATIVSIRQSSQNYAKPNTAGGTSGQQTGGRQQNDANGAGTTTSLAQAIVRAVNLHVNVINMSVDNCRPADGTITDGERAVQAAVRYAVDQNVVVVAAAGNTSETCPQNDQADPNEPRSIVTPPWFSDDVLSVAAIDETGGVAPFSVHGPWVSVAAPGTNIISLDPSKGSNQLANQTIENDKAMPIQGTSFAAPYVAGVAALVAAQYPGLSARQIMNRIRVTAQHPGAQDGRDNFTGYGVVNPVAALTAIVPSEENVAAHAPRQLPSGLPDASPKNWTPMVVALAGTGGGLVVLLVVMFVMRTIRRTREGAPRTQ
- the eccB gene encoding type VII secretion protein EccB — encoded protein: MPSTPTTKSQVHAYQFVLRRMQSALVRRDSVMLHDPMRTHGRATIVGFLVALLGIVGFAIFGLISPKPAVPGSGNIVIGEESGAIYVVTGNPKQLVPTFNLASARLLLMAQQGQNGGAATAAVQPSVVPDDQLKDIPRGRLTGIVDGPQLLPTTSQRVSDDWAVCDRLTIRSDLPSQLALQQATNATTVLAGVPNPGRELGGNEAVLAVGDNGKPYLIYRLERNPNQPNANTVRAELDPSRAGVYTALGLNPQNARRISIGLLNAIPQVTPFTPPAIPGKGSASQFQPLGTAGLAVGDVFVVSFSDGTRSSYVVLQNGIQRVSPAVADLIRFSGSSAAAPRPQELPPNTITAIRQIQSGDADALKVDTMPNTIPTVLDPTQTPVTCLGWNVVNPGDPTTEDQHTAVYMGTQLPVPADAKLIQIGQPSPDGLKIDNFYLPPGRGAVVRSATSKQSFATGPISLVTDRGLRYGVPDANTANALGLTDPRPAPDAIVRLLPTGASLNVQDAQRSYDSVPVSPDAGSFPSRQQRAAGN
- the eccE gene encoding type VII secretion protein EccE, translated to MANLVVLEIGLAVGLILVAINQSLLYAGVGVLAAALIVAVLRWRGQWFTQWVGLTLRYSFRGHDRVATPPSPDTRETAPGEVSVTGPDDVRVSLLRLVVPDLVVAHGKDHELQEVGLAWHEGTWTAVLLVEPAPALITQAGGAPSLPLSALAPCLEDRGVVLDSIQMIWHCYPGSAALPADSPALTSYLEVLGPLPAAARRTTWVAIRLDPRRCPTAIRERGGGVVGAHRALIGALSRVRNALESQGVPTRPLNPDELLRAGISAAELTAAVAGGSAVNLKENWTSATAAGIGHASYAITGWPKGRVTATLNALTSVRTLSSTVALSMSPSDDEGKIGLRGVVRLSARSPRELDAADERLTALAERIGVSLTPLRGVQVGGLAATMPMGGTA